A region of the Candidatus Thiopontia autotrophica genome:
AGAATAAATGCAGTATATCCACGCTTTGAAGATGGAGAAGTTACCGCACCATGACCGGCACGATGATAGTGCAGATACTGGCTTGGGTACTGACGACGTGCAGTGGTTACCATTCCTGGGCCACCTACATAACCGTCAACCAGGAATGCAACACGAGGTGCATCCTCGCCAAATGTCTCCAGAACAAAATCGGCACGAGCACACATCTCATGATAGTCATCGGCAGTGATGTTGGCTGAGAAGAGCTTGGGTTCACCAGTCTCGTCCTGTGCGCGCTTCATCGCATCAGCAACCAGAGGGATTACCTTCTTCAGTGGGCAGAATACCTGATTACCCTGGGGCTCATCATTCTTGATGAAGTCACCACCGAGCCAGAACTGGTAAGCTGCTTCAGCAAAAGGCTCAGGGCGCAGGCCCAGCTTAGGCTTGATGATGGTGCCCGCAATGTAACCACCATTGTCATGGTCACGTCCCAGCATAGTCCACAGGTCATTGATCGATTTAGAAGGACCATCAAACAGCTCCAGCATCTTGGGTGGAACGTAGAAGTCCTGCATCTGCAGGTCTGCACAGTCGCCCATGCCCTGATTGTTACCAATCGCCAGCGTCAGGAAGGAGACGATCATGGCGCGACCGTCAATCACATTGCGGTCGAACAGCTCGATAGGGTAGGCAATTTTCATGATGCCTTCAGCTTCATCAATGAAATAGACCAGGGCATCTACACCCTTGGTGAAGTCATCAGTGGTGCTAACCTCTACATTGGTGCCGGTAGAAGACTCTGCAGCAATGTGTGCAGCAACCTCCAGGTAACCGTAGCCGGCGGCTGGGTGCATGGTGTAGGCGGTAAGAATATGCTTGCCCCCTGCAAGTAGCTCATCTTCGTCTAGACTAAGGTCTGCATAACGTGCGGATTGATCCATTCTATTCTCCTTGTATGGTCTCAATGGTTAATTCTGTTGTCTGTAGATACGTGGTATCCCAAACCAGTAGTTGAACATTAGTGGCGGACAACTATAATTAACAGTAAATCTTTTTGATTGTTATCATAAGTATTTATTTATAGTTAATCTATTTTATAATTTAACCATATGTCACTAAATGTCACCTTTCGACAGCTCCGGGTATTCGAGTCGGTTGCACACCACTCAAGTTTTACCAGAGCCGCAGAAGAGCTCCATCTTACACAACCCGCAGTATCAATGCAGATTAAACAGCTGGAGGAGAGTCTCGGCCTTGCTCTGTTTGACCACTTGGGAAAGAAGATCTTTCTGACTGATGCAGGGAGTGAATTCTTCAAGACCAGTCGCTCCATCAGCCGACAACTATCCGAGGCAGAGGAGTTCATAGAGGAGATCAAGGGGATCCACCAAGGGCACCTCAATATTGTGGTTGCCAGTACCGCCAACTCGTTTGCTACCAACCTGCTGGCCACCTTTATTCAGCGTCATCCGGAAATCACCTTCTCACTGGATGTGACTAACCGTCAACGCCTGCTGGAGTCTCTCTCTGCAAATGAACCTGACCTCGTCATAATGGGGCAGCCCCCGGAGAAGCTCGACGTGGTGGCGGAGGCCTTTATGGAGAACCCTCTGGTGATTGTGGTGGGGAAGAACCATTCACTATTCAGGAAAGAGATTTCATTCACCCCGGAAAAGATACAGAAAGAGAGGTTTGTGGTGCGTGAGCAGGGGTCTGGAACCAGGACAGCGATGGAGCGTTTCTTTGAGGAGCGCGGCCTCCAGCTGGAGACCCGGATGGAGTTCGGTAGTAATGAGGCGATCAAACAGGCGGTACAGGCGGGGCTGGGGCTGGCAATGGTCTCCATCCATACTATTCAGCTGGAGCTCGAGGCAAAGGTATTGCGGGTGCTGGAAGTAAAAGATCTGCCAATCCAACGCCAATGGCATCTGGTCTATCGCAAGGGTAAGAGGCTATCGCCGGTGGCTGAGTCATTTCGGCAGTTTGTTCTGGATGAGGGCTCCTCTCTTGTGAGCGAGGTAAGGTAGGTGGCGATACTGGACATTCTCCATCGTGGCGACCCAAAACTTGAGATTCGTGCCAGGCTGGTTACCGATTTTGACAAGACGTTGAGAACAATAGTTTCCGATATGTGGGAGACAATGCATGAGAGCGAAGGGGTTGGACTTGCTGCCACCCAGGTTGGGATTGATCTTCAGCTAGTGGTGTTTGGTATGGAGAGCTCTTCCCGTTATCCCGATAGTGAGTCAATTCCATATACGGTATTGATCAATCCGACAGTAGAGCCGCTGGGGGATGATCTGGAGGAGGAGTGGGAGGGGTGTCTCAGTATCCCCGGGTTGCGTGGTCTGGTGCCACGTTACTCGCAGATCAGATATTCCGGAGTTGATATCGATGGAAAACCATTTGAATGCGAGGCGGCAGGATTCCACGCCCGTGTAGTACAGCATGAGTGTGACCATCTGCTCGGGATCCTCTATCCCGAGAGGATGGAGAATCCACAAGAGCTGGTTGCTGAGGAGGATCTGGAGGATATTACCTGATATAATTGGTCGGGAATAACAGATGGCTGGAGTGGTATGTTTATGACAACAATTTTTTTTGAAGATCAGAAGCGCCAGAAACTGCTGGACGATCTGCTTGAACACTGGTGTAGTGAGTATTCTGGGTTTCATCGTGAGCAGATGGAGCAGGTATTGCTGAACAACCTGCAGGGGTATCCAACAGAGCGGCTACAGGCTGCGATGGACGATATCAACGAATAAAAAACTCAGCGCTTACGCACGACAGGATTCAGGGCATGATAATTCCATTCATTGAGGGGGACGGTATTGGCAGGGATGTCTGGACAGCGGCGCGCAGAGTCTTTGATGCGGCGGTTGACCAATGCTACGGCGGCGAGCGCACAGTTGAGTGGATGGAGGTGCTGGCTGGAGAGAAGGCTTTCAGGCAGACTGGAGAGTGGCTTCCCGCAGAGACCCTGCAGGCCTTCCGTGACTATCATGTTGGCATCAAGGGGCCACTGACCACCCCGGTTGGTGAGGGGATGCGCTCCCTTAATGTTGCCCTGCGTCAGGAGCTTGATCTCTTTACCTGTCTGCGTCCGGTCCGTTACTTCAGTGGCGTTCCCAGTCCGGTCAAGCATCCAGAACGGGTCGATATGGTGGTCTTTCGTGAAAATACAGAAGATATATATGCTGGAATTGAGTATCTGCACGGCACAGACGAGAACGAGAAACTGAAGTCCTTTCTGATTGATCAGATGGGGGTGGATAAGATCCGCTTTCCCGATAGCTCGTCATTTGGGATTAAACCGGTCTCCAGGCAGGGTTCCGAGCGGTTGATTCGTCAGGCGATCCTCTATGCGCTTGAACACGGTCGGCCCTCAGTGACTCTGGTTCACAAGGGCAACATCATGAAGTTCACCGAGGG
Encoded here:
- a CDS encoding ribulose-bisphosphate carboxylase, with the translated sequence MDQSARYADLSLDEDELLAGGKHILTAYTMHPAAGYGYLEVAAHIAAESSTGTNVEVSTTDDFTKGVDALVYFIDEAEGIMKIAYPIELFDRNVIDGRAMIVSFLTLAIGNNQGMGDCADLQMQDFYVPPKMLELFDGPSKSINDLWTMLGRDHDNGGYIAGTIIKPKLGLRPEPFAEAAYQFWLGGDFIKNDEPQGNQVFCPLKKVIPLVADAMKRAQDETGEPKLFSANITADDYHEMCARADFVLETFGEDAPRVAFLVDGYVGGPGMVTTARRQYPSQYLHYHRAGHGAVTSPSSKRGYTAFILAKMSRLMGASGIHVGTMGYGKMEGGKDDRIIAYMIERDSVDGPFYHQEWHGMKPTTPIISGGMNALRLPGFFENLGHGNIINTSGGGSYGHIDSPAAGATSLRQSYECWKQGADPIEFAKDHKEFARAFESFPHDADSIFPGWRDKLGVHK
- a CDS encoding peptide deformylase encodes the protein MAILDILHRGDPKLEIRARLVTDFDKTLRTIVSDMWETMHESEGVGLAATQVGIDLQLVVFGMESSSRYPDSESIPYTVLINPTVEPLGDDLEEEWEGCLSIPGLRGLVPRYSQIRYSGVDIDGKPFECEAAGFHARVVQHECDHLLGILYPERMENPQELVAEEDLEDIT
- the icd gene encoding NADP-dependent isocitrate dehydrogenase, whose protein sequence is MIIPFIEGDGIGRDVWTAARRVFDAAVDQCYGGERTVEWMEVLAGEKAFRQTGEWLPAETLQAFRDYHVGIKGPLTTPVGEGMRSLNVALRQELDLFTCLRPVRYFSGVPSPVKHPERVDMVVFRENTEDIYAGIEYLHGTDENEKLKSFLIDQMGVDKIRFPDSSSFGIKPVSRQGSERLIRQAILYALEHGRPSVTLVHKGNIMKFTEGAFKRWGYELAEREFADQTFGWNQYDKIKSEDSEDAANAALKNAEAAGKLIIKDVIADAFLQQILLRPADYSVIATLNLNGDYISDALAAIVGGIGIAPGANINQESGHAIFEATHGTAPKYADLDMVNPGSMILSGAMMFEHLGWGEVSEMIQNALEEVISNKTVTYDFHRLMDGATKVTTSGFADEIIKVINS
- a CDS encoding LysR family transcriptional regulator, with amino-acid sequence MSLNVTFRQLRVFESVAHHSSFTRAAEELHLTQPAVSMQIKQLEESLGLALFDHLGKKIFLTDAGSEFFKTSRSISRQLSEAEEFIEEIKGIHQGHLNIVVASTANSFATNLLATFIQRHPEITFSLDVTNRQRLLESLSANEPDLVIMGQPPEKLDVVAEAFMENPLVIVVGKNHSLFRKEISFTPEKIQKERFVVREQGSGTRTAMERFFEERGLQLETRMEFGSNEAIKQAVQAGLGLAMVSIHTIQLELEAKVLRVLEVKDLPIQRQWHLVYRKGKRLSPVAESFRQFVLDEGSSLVSEVR